A genomic region of Rhipicephalus sanguineus isolate Rsan-2018 chromosome 1, BIME_Rsan_1.4, whole genome shotgun sequence contains the following coding sequences:
- the LOC119378991 gene encoding uncharacterized protein LOC119378991, with protein MAMSTYREHDMVQCPYDPDHKVKRTRIDIHISKCRRQIGRPFLRPCLFNPEHLAPSKLSEFCRHLETCPDKSSSLWVPKTQEDLESHYVVPVAGASRPVFSEPEEMWEVGPTAPSERREPPVPPVFRQVHGLTSAERRVYYRSLFENQVDYAPPRQPKDKASSMCFNQSSHAVHAKDDARKHRGAEAASPRTVLDDVNWPSCSQASQDHTGDTPSHKSWAQVVAPATDRQPRSIQANEPCSSKPIQARDAQPKQPRGGQARQPGGTQARQRGGTQASKARGTQVRQPGGAHVRQYRGAQARPLCGTQARPHRGTQDSPLCSTQTNQPGSTQARQTHGRAEADHPRVVHTAQNATPARTWADLFRYTTPASGRMDVDELAESLKGLGSAGPNEQ; from the coding sequence ATGGCTATGTCCACCTACAGAGAGCACGATATGGTCCAGTGCCCGTATGACCCAGATCACAAGGTGAAACGGACCCGTATAGACATCCACATTTCGAAGTGCAGAAGACAAATCGGCCGCCCCTTTCTTAGGCCTTGTTTGTTTAACCCTGAACACCTCGCGCCCTCGAAGCTGAGCGAGTTCTGCAGGCACCTGGAGACCTGCCCTGACAAGTCATCCAGCTTGTGGGTACCGAAGACTCAGGAGGACCTGGAGAGCCATTATGTGGTTCCTGTCGCCGGTGCATCAAGGCCGGTATTTTCTGAGCCAGAAGAAATGTGGGAAGTAGGGCCCACTGCACCATCCGAACGACGGGAGCCACCTGTGCCCCCAGTCTTCCGACAAGTGCATGGGTTGACTTCTGCAGAGCGACGTGTTTATTACCGCTcgctttttgaaaatcaagtggATTACGCGCCTCCAAGGCAGCCAAAGGACAAGGCCAGCAGTATGTGCTTCAACCAGTCCTCCCATGCTGTCCATGCCAAGGACGACGCCAGAAAGCACCGAGGTGCCGAGGCTGCCTCTCCAAGGACCGTCCTCGACGATGTCAACTGGCCCAGCTGTTCCCAGGCCTCTCAGGATCACACCGGCGACACTCCAAGCCACAAATCTTGGGCCCAGGTGGTTGCCCCTGCCACGGATAGACAACCCCGTAGCATCCAGGCCAATGAGCCCTGTAGCAGCAAGCCCATCCAGGCCCGTGATGCCCAGCCGAAACAGCCCCGTGGTGGCCAGGCCAGACAGCCCGGAGGCACCCAGGCCAGACAGCGCGGCGGTACTCAAGCCAGCAAGGCCCGCGGCACCCAGGTCAGGCAGCCCGGCGGCGCCCACGTTAGACAGTACCGTGGTGCCCAGGCCAGGCCGCTCTGCGGTACCCAGGCCAGGCCGCACCGCGGTACCCAGGACAGCCCACTCTGTAGCACCCAAACCAACCAGCCCGGCAGCACCCAGGCCAGACAGACCCACGGTCGCGCCGAGGCCGACCATCCGCGGGTTGTCCATACTGCACAAAATGCGACTCCCGCACGGACGTGGGCCGACCTGTTCCGCTATACAACGCCTGCATCAGGGAGAATGGATGTGGATGAACTTGCGGAAAGTCTGAAGGGGCTTGGAAGTgctggaccaaatgaacagtga